One window of Candidatus Tokpelaia hoelldoblerii genomic DNA carries:
- the rnd gene encoding Ribonuclease D (bhsal08010), whose product MKLITDTDTLAHTVELLSKSGFVTVDTEFLRETTFWPQLCLIQLASPDVAALIDPLAPGIDLAPFFTLMADKNVIKVFHAARQDIEIIHHLGNLIPEPVFDTQVAAMVCGYGDSASYDSLVAKITGHQLDKSSRFTDWSKRPLSEKQLTYALADVTWLRDVYRNLHRQLEESGRAGWLKEEMAVLANPDTYAPPLENAWKRVKGRVRKPRELAVLQQIAAWRELEAQQQNIPRGRVLKDDTLIEIAIQQPKDKTALANLRSLSKGWENSAQAAALLQAVAQGLAIPKESLPQIKHKAATGDANRSETEILKLLLKLVTEEHKVAARIVATGDDIEKIVAGQDKTGIPAMQGWRFELFGKKALAMLAGHIGIKIDNGAIRLFDIKQAEQ is encoded by the coding sequence ATGAAATTGATTACTGATACTGACACACTTGCGCACACGGTCGAGCTTCTGTCAAAATCCGGTTTTGTCACAGTGGATACAGAGTTTTTACGGGAAACCACCTTCTGGCCACAGCTTTGCCTGATACAGCTTGCCTCGCCGGATGTTGCCGCCCTGATTGACCCGCTGGCGCCCGGCATTGACCTTGCACCGTTTTTCACCCTGATGGCGGATAAAAATGTTATCAAGGTTTTTCATGCCGCGCGGCAGGATATCGAAATTATCCACCATCTTGGCAATCTCATCCCCGAACCGGTGTTTGATACGCAGGTCGCGGCCATGGTTTGCGGGTATGGTGATTCCGCCTCCTATGACAGCCTTGTCGCCAAAATCACCGGCCATCAGCTGGATAAATCCTCGCGCTTTACCGACTGGAGCAAGCGCCCGTTAAGCGAAAAACAGCTGACCTACGCCCTTGCCGATGTGACCTGGCTGCGTGATGTTTACCGCAACCTGCACCGGCAGCTGGAAGAATCAGGGCGCGCCGGCTGGCTTAAGGAAGAAATGGCGGTGTTGGCCAACCCCGATACTTACGCCCCGCCACTGGAAAATGCCTGGAAACGGGTTAAGGGACGGGTGCGCAAACCACGTGAACTCGCTGTTTTGCAGCAAATCGCGGCATGGCGCGAACTTGAGGCGCAGCAACAGAACATACCCCGCGGGCGCGTTCTCAAGGATGACACGTTAATTGAAATCGCCATCCAGCAGCCAAAGGATAAAACAGCGCTGGCAAATCTGCGCAGCCTTTCAAAAGGATGGGAGAATTCGGCTCAGGCCGCCGCCTTGTTACAGGCGGTCGCGCAAGGGCTTGCAATCCCGAAGGAATCCCTGCCGCAGATAAAGCACAAGGCTGCAACAGGCGACGCCAATAGAAGCGAAACAGAAATTCTCAAGCTGCTATTGAAACTGGTGACAGAAGAGCACAAGGTTGCCGCCAGAATTGTCGCGACCGGTGATGATATTGAAAAGATTGTTGCCGGGCAGGACAAAACCGGAATACCGGCCATGCAGGGCTGGCGGTTTGAGTTGTTCGGCAAAAAAGCCCTTGCCATGCTCGCCGGGCATATCGGCATTAAAATTGACAATGGAGCAATCCGGCTGTTTGATATTAAACAGGCGGAGCAATAA
- a CDS encoding Pyruvate dehydrogenase E1 component subunit beta (bhsal08090), with product MAIDILMPALSPTMEEGKIAKWLKKEGDSVASGDVIAEIETDKATMEVEAVDEGRIGKILVPEGTEGVKVNTPIAVLLEEGETEADVAKAANPAPAAAPAQLQETAAAPAVSVPAQPVAVPVAADPDIPAGTEMVSTTVRDALRDAMAEEMRRDENVFLMGEEVAQYQGAYKVSQGLLEEFGERRVVDTPITEHGFAGLGVGAAFAGLRPVVEFMTFNFAMQAIDQIINSAAKTRYMSGGQMTASMVFRGPNGAASRVAAQHSQCYAAWYGHIPGLKVVAPYTAADAKGLLKAAIRDDNPVIFLENEMLYGHSFDVPKLDDFVLPIGKARIHRAGKDVTVVSFGAGMKYSVEAVAELEKMGIDVELIDLRTIRPMDLPTVLESVKKTGRLVTVEEGFPQSSVGTEIATRVMQQAFDWLDAPVVTVAGKDVPMPYAANLEKLALPSVEDVVNAVKAVTYKA from the coding sequence ATGGCAATAGATATTTTAATGCCCGCCCTTTCGCCGACAATGGAAGAGGGAAAAATCGCCAAATGGCTGAAAAAAGAAGGTGACAGCGTCGCTTCCGGTGATGTGATTGCAGAAATTGAAACCGATAAGGCAACAATGGAAGTTGAAGCCGTTGATGAAGGCAGAATCGGCAAAATTCTGGTGCCGGAGGGCACTGAAGGCGTGAAAGTCAATACGCCGATTGCTGTTTTGCTGGAAGAGGGGGAAACCGAGGCTGACGTAGCCAAGGCTGCCAATCCCGCGCCTGCCGCCGCTCCGGCACAATTGCAGGAAACAGCGGCAGCGCCCGCTGTTTCTGTTCCGGCGCAACCGGTTGCGGTTCCTGTCGCGGCTGATCCTGATATTCCGGCCGGGACCGAAATGGTCAGCACAACTGTGCGTGATGCCTTGCGCGATGCTATGGCTGAGGAAATGCGCCGTGATGAGAATGTTTTCCTCATGGGTGAGGAAGTGGCGCAGTATCAGGGTGCTTACAAGGTTTCACAAGGTTTGCTGGAAGAATTCGGCGAGCGCCGCGTTGTCGATACGCCAATTACCGAGCATGGTTTTGCCGGTCTTGGCGTGGGTGCGGCTTTTGCCGGTCTGCGGCCGGTTGTTGAGTTCATGACCTTTAACTTTGCCATGCAAGCCATTGATCAGATTATTAATTCTGCTGCCAAGACACGCTATATGTCTGGCGGGCAGATGACAGCTTCGATGGTGTTTCGCGGGCCCAATGGCGCGGCTTCGCGCGTTGCTGCCCAGCACTCGCAGTGCTATGCCGCATGGTACGGCCATATTCCGGGGCTGAAGGTGGTTGCGCCCTATACGGCGGCAGATGCCAAGGGGTTGCTCAAGGCGGCAATCCGTGATGATAATCCGGTTATCTTCCTTGAAAATGAGATGCTTTATGGCCATTCCTTTGATGTGCCGAAACTGGACGATTTTGTCCTGCCGATTGGCAAGGCGCGTATCCACCGCGCCGGTAAGGACGTAACTGTGGTATCTTTTGGCGCGGGCATGAAATATTCGGTGGAAGCAGTGGCCGAGCTTGAGAAAATGGGCATTGATGTTGAACTGATTGACCTGCGCACCATCCGGCCGATGGATTTGCCGACTGTTCTGGAATCCGTGAAAAAAACCGGCCGTCTGGTAACGGTTGAGGAGGGCTTCCCGCAGTCGTCTGTCGGCACGGAAATTGCTACCCGCGTTATGCAGCAGGCGTTTGACTGGCTGGATGCGCCTGTTGTCACGGTTGCCGGTAAGGATGTGCCGATGCCTTATGCCGCCAATCTGGAAAAGCTGGCTCTGCCAAGTGTTGAAGATGTGGTGAATGCTGTTAAAGCTGTCACTTACAAGGCTTAA
- a CDS encoding FeS assembly scaffold SufA (bhsal08050): MRRFSVMTLTGRAVARVKEIMQNNPDSAGIVIGVKKGGCAGMEYTVELAGDDISGMDKVEQDGACVLVSPDAVLFLLGTEMDYEATTLRTGFVFKNPNQTSACGCGESVEIRPVPAEALQGKK; this comes from the coding sequence ATGCGACGTTTTTCCGTGATGACATTAACCGGCCGCGCTGTTGCGCGGGTAAAGGAAATCATGCAGAACAATCCTGATTCTGCCGGTATTGTTATTGGTGTAAAAAAAGGCGGCTGTGCCGGTATGGAATATACGGTTGAACTCGCCGGGGATGATATATCCGGTATGGACAAGGTCGAGCAGGACGGGGCCTGTGTGCTGGTATCGCCTGATGCGGTGCTGTTTTTGCTTGGCACTGAAATGGACTATGAAGCCACTACCTTACGCACGGGTTTTGTGTTTAAAAACCCCAATCAGACCTCCGCTTGCGGTTGTGGTGAATCGGTTGAAATACGTCCGGTTCCGGCAGAGGCCTTGCAAGGGAAAAAATAA
- a CDS encoding Putative protease inhibitor (bhsal08030) — MIRCKYIAGALIGAGVAFGALTLPVQARDYYDDRGRISWSELTGRLESKGYRIRELEMKDEGWKVEVVDQYGQRLKMRLNRQGEVLREKYKD, encoded by the coding sequence ATGATTCGCTGCAAATATATTGCTGGTGCCCTGATTGGTGCCGGTGTGGCTTTCGGGGCATTGACGCTGCCTGTCCAGGCCAGGGATTACTATGATGATCGCGGCCGTATCAGCTGGTCGGAATTGACCGGAAGGCTGGAAAGCAAAGGTTACCGGATTCGGGAACTGGAGATGAAAGATGAAGGCTGGAAGGTTGAAGTGGTGGACCAGTACGGCCAGCGTCTGAAAATGCGCCTTAACCGACAGGGTGAAGTTCTCCGCGAGAAGTATAAAGACTGA
- a CDS encoding Cytochrome c class I (precursor) (bhsal08040), with amino-acid sequence MKQNNRTLSLGLALLCLPFLACNANAQGSEQGAQVYKKCAVCHYIDRDKNRVGPSLQDIIGRQAGTREKFRYSPAMVKAGENGLIWNRDIMEKYLHNPQSVVRGTRMAPVRLSDEDIASLLDYIEEIAKKPE; translated from the coding sequence ATGAAACAGAACAACAGAACTTTATCGCTTGGCCTTGCCTTGCTTTGTTTGCCATTCCTGGCTTGCAATGCCAATGCACAGGGCAGCGAACAAGGGGCGCAGGTTTACAAAAAATGCGCTGTCTGCCATTATATTGACCGCGACAAGAACCGTGTTGGTCCTTCCTTGCAGGATATTATCGGCCGGCAAGCCGGCACGCGCGAGAAGTTCCGCTATTCGCCCGCCATGGTCAAAGCCGGCGAAAACGGCCTGATCTGGAATCGGGACATCATGGAAAAATATCTGCACAATCCGCAGTCGGTCGTCAGGGGAACACGCATGGCTCCTGTCCGGTTATCGGATGAGGATATTGCCAGCCTGCTTGATTATATTGAAGAGATTGCGAAAAAACCCGAATAA
- the aspS gene encoding Aspartate--tRNA ligase (bhsal08020) — translation MHRYRSHTCAALRKADVGENVRLSGWVNRVRDHGGILFIDLRDHYGLTQIVADPDSPAFKIAETLRSEWVVRVDGVVKARTDDTVNPNLPTGEIEIAINEIEVLSKADELPLPVFGEPDYPEDIRLKYRFLDLRRETLHRNIVRRTQIIASMRKRMAEGGFSEYSTPILTASSPEGARDFLVPSRVHAGKFYALPQAPQQYKQLLMVSGFDCYFQIAPCFRDEDPRADRLPGEFYQLDMEMSFVEQEDILTVMEPVIRGIFEEFAGGKPVTAKFPRIPYDEAMRKYGSDKPDLRNPIIMEDVSAHFRDSGFKVFANILAQDKKAEVWAIPARTGGSRAFCDRMNAWAQKEGQPGLGYIFWRREGEALEGAGPIAKNIGPERTEAIRQQLGLDDGDACFFVAGQPGKFAAFAGAARTRAGEELDLLDRDRFELAWIVDFPFYEWNEDEKKVEFSHNPFSMPKGGMEALQSQDPLEIKAYQYDVVCNGFEIGSGGIRNHLPETMVKAFEIAGLSRETVEERFGGLYRAFHYGVPPHGGMAAGVDRIVMLLTGAKNLREISLFPMNQQAFDLLMGAPSDVTAAQLRDLNIRLVPATKEK, via the coding sequence ATGCATCGTTATCGCAGTCACACTTGTGCCGCTCTCCGCAAGGCTGATGTCGGGGAGAATGTGCGTCTTTCAGGCTGGGTGAACCGCGTGCGTGACCACGGCGGCATTCTCTTTATCGACCTGCGTGACCATTATGGCCTGACGCAGATTGTTGCCGACCCGGATTCACCGGCATTTAAAATTGCCGAAACCCTGCGCAGCGAATGGGTGGTCCGCGTGGACGGCGTGGTCAAAGCCCGCACGGATGATACAGTCAATCCGAATCTGCCGACCGGCGAGATTGAGATCGCCATCAATGAGATTGAAGTGCTTTCCAAGGCGGATGAGTTGCCGTTGCCGGTGTTTGGCGAGCCGGATTATCCCGAGGATATCCGCCTGAAATACCGTTTTCTTGATCTGCGCCGCGAGACATTGCACAGGAATATCGTGCGCCGGACACAGATTATCGCTTCCATGCGCAAGCGGATGGCGGAAGGTGGTTTCAGTGAATATTCAACGCCGATTTTGACAGCTTCCTCACCGGAAGGCGCGCGCGATTTTCTGGTGCCGAGCCGTGTTCATGCCGGGAAATTCTATGCCCTGCCGCAGGCGCCGCAGCAGTATAAACAGTTGCTGATGGTTTCGGGCTTTGACTGTTATTTCCAGATTGCGCCGTGTTTCCGTGATGAAGACCCGCGCGCCGACCGGCTGCCGGGTGAATTTTACCAGCTTGATATGGAAATGAGCTTTGTCGAGCAGGAAGATATTCTGACCGTGATGGAGCCGGTTATCCGCGGCATTTTTGAGGAATTTGCCGGGGGCAAGCCGGTAACGGCCAAGTTTCCGCGCATTCCTTATGATGAAGCCATGCGCAAATATGGCTCGGACAAGCCGGACCTGCGCAATCCGATTATTATGGAAGACGTGTCGGCGCATTTTCGTGATTCCGGTTTCAAGGTCTTTGCCAATATTCTGGCGCAGGATAAAAAGGCTGAAGTATGGGCAATCCCGGCCAGGACCGGCGGCAGCCGCGCCTTTTGTGACCGCATGAATGCCTGGGCGCAGAAGGAAGGCCAGCCCGGCCTTGGCTATATTTTCTGGCGGCGTGAAGGTGAGGCGCTGGAAGGCGCGGGGCCAATCGCCAAGAATATCGGGCCGGAGCGCACGGAAGCCATCCGTCAGCAGCTTGGGCTGGATGATGGCGATGCCTGTTTCTTTGTTGCCGGCCAGCCGGGCAAGTTTGCTGCCTTTGCCGGTGCGGCCAGAACGCGTGCCGGTGAGGAGCTTGACCTGCTTGACCGTGACCGGTTTGAACTGGCGTGGATTGTTGACTTCCCGTTCTATGAATGGAACGAGGATGAAAAGAAAGTCGAGTTTTCGCACAATCCGTTCTCTATGCCGAAAGGCGGCATGGAAGCCCTGCAATCGCAGGATCCGCTAGAGATCAAGGCGTATCAGTATGATGTGGTGTGCAACGGGTTTGAAATCGGCTCCGGCGGTATTCGCAATCACTTGCCGGAAACCATGGTCAAGGCGTTTGAGATTGCCGGCCTGTCACGTGAAACGGTGGAAGAGCGTTTTGGCGGTCTTTACCGCGCGTTCCATTATGGCGTGCCGCCGCATGGCGGTATGGCCGCGGGTGTTGACCGCATTGTCATGCTTTTGACCGGCGCGAAGAACCTGCGTGAAATTTCACTCTTTCCCATGAACCAGCAGGCCTTTGACTTGCTGATGGGTGCACCGTCTGATGTGACAGCGGCGCAATTGCGGGATCTCAATATCCGTCTTGTCCCTGCCACCAAAGAAAAATAA
- the divIC gene encoding Septum formation initiator DivIC (bhsal08070): MWTKQKRRTNRNRFILPLLTIGVLGYFGYHSYHGEYGLYSRAVIDARIAGLNAELDKLEDERKGLERRITLLRDGTIEKDMLDEYARRNLNLSLPNELTIIIKNAGK; the protein is encoded by the coding sequence ATGTGGACAAAACAAAAACGCCGCACCAACAGAAACCGTTTTATTCTGCCGTTGTTAACAATCGGTGTGCTCGGTTATTTCGGCTATCATAGCTATCATGGTGAATATGGCCTTTATTCACGCGCTGTGATTGACGCGCGCATTGCCGGGCTGAATGCCGAACTTGATAAATTAGAGGATGAGCGCAAGGGGCTTGAGAGGAGAATCACCCTGTTGCGTGACGGAACAATTGAAAAGGATATGCTGGATGAATATGCCAGGCGGAATCTCAATCTTTCCCTGCCCAATGAACTGACAATTATCATCAAAAATGCCGGAAAATAA
- a CDS encoding GCN5-related N-acetyltransferase (bhsal08060) yields MKKAAKKPLTARVTFLEMIQRHVTAVPPPSGMMLALLRAENCPVHFYRYLYEQVGRPHHWQVRRKQSDEVVREIIRSKKTLLHVFYVDGCPAGFAETSLRALPQQAEIICFGLVPDYQGRGLARFFLRGVIAAAWGQDPGKLVLQTNSLDSPRALQLYQKEGFAPVGTKDVVIEPWPDK; encoded by the coding sequence ATGAAAAAGGCCGCTAAAAAGCCGTTGACGGCACGGGTTACATTTCTGGAAATGATACAGCGTCATGTGACAGCCGTGCCGCCGCCCAGTGGTATGATGCTGGCCTTGTTGCGCGCCGAAAACTGCCCGGTGCATTTTTACCGTTATCTTTATGAGCAGGTGGGGCGGCCGCATCATTGGCAGGTGCGCCGCAAGCAGAGCGATGAGGTGGTGCGGGAAATCATCCGCTCGAAAAAAACATTGCTGCATGTTTTCTATGTCGATGGTTGCCCCGCCGGTTTTGCCGAAACCAGTTTGCGCGCTCTGCCGCAACAGGCGGAGATCATCTGTTTCGGGCTGGTGCCGGATTATCAGGGGCGGGGGCTGGCGCGGTTTTTCCTGCGTGGCGTGATTGCCGCCGCCTGGGGGCAGGATCCGGGCAAACTGGTGCTTCAAACCAACTCGCTCGACAGTCCGCGCGCCTTGCAGCTTTATCAGAAGGAAGGGTTTGCGCCGGTCGGCACAAAGGATGTGGTGATTGAACCCTGGCCGGACAAGTAA
- a CDS encoding Exopolyphosphatase (bhsal07990) yields MIQATTAQGRLQGREPVAVIDIGSNSVRLVVYEGLVRSPTVLFNEKIMCGLGRGLAKTGRLTDEAMEMALRTLRRFHALNRQLQVKQVYTLATAAVRDAKNGAGFVARAKENMQGDVHLLSGKQEAVCSALGVVSSFYQPDGLVGDFGGGSLELVNLVKMQVDEGVSLPLGGLRLMEASDNNLKQARRMIREQLQQADFLAKGRGRPFFAVGGTWRNLAKLHMNIRHYPLPIMHAYEIRAEEAVSFLHRFAKGDVEHMRGITAIAKGRRELLPYGAAAMLELIEHMEPEKIVFSGAGMREGYIYQLLPDDLREQDPLLSAAEEMAVLRARSPRHAHELVEWTQQAFAVLGVSEKGEEKRYREASCLLADIGWRIDLDYRGIQAANQIAYGVYPGINHEGRVFAALAVFFRNEGLVPDHEAPDFIRCATPEIVVRARLLGAVMRISNLFCASDAGVLPEMQWRKTAGGVELRIPARYADLIADRPEGRLRQLAKLTGIPMQYRVMK; encoded by the coding sequence ATGATACAGGCAACAACAGCACAAGGGCGGCTTCAGGGGCGGGAACCGGTGGCGGTGATTGATATTGGTTCAAACTCTGTCCGGCTGGTGGTTTATGAAGGGCTTGTGCGCTCGCCGACGGTGCTTTTTAATGAAAAGATCATGTGCGGTCTGGGCCGGGGGCTGGCAAAGACCGGACGGTTGACGGATGAGGCAATGGAAATGGCGTTGCGTACCCTGCGCCGCTTTCATGCGCTGAACCGGCAGTTGCAGGTGAAACAGGTTTATACACTGGCAACCGCTGCGGTGCGGGACGCGAAGAACGGCGCGGGCTTTGTGGCCAGGGCAAAAGAAAACATGCAGGGAGATGTCCATCTTTTAAGTGGAAAACAGGAAGCGGTCTGTTCGGCGCTTGGCGTTGTTTCTTCCTTTTATCAGCCGGACGGGCTGGTGGGGGATTTTGGCGGCGGCAGCCTTGAACTGGTTAATCTTGTTAAAATGCAGGTTGATGAAGGTGTCAGCCTGCCGCTGGGCGGCTTGCGCTTGATGGAAGCCTCGGACAATAATCTCAAGCAGGCGCGCCGGATGATCCGTGAGCAGTTGCAACAGGCGGATTTTCTGGCCAAAGGGCGTGGGCGGCCATTTTTTGCTGTTGGCGGCACATGGCGTAACCTTGCCAAACTGCATATGAATATCCGCCATTACCCGCTGCCGATTATGCACGCTTATGAAATCAGGGCCGAAGAGGCTGTCAGCTTTCTGCACCGTTTTGCCAAGGGTGATGTTGAGCATATGCGCGGTATTACCGCTATTGCCAAAGGCCGGCGTGAGCTGCTGCCTTATGGAGCGGCGGCAATGCTGGAACTGATAGAGCACATGGAACCGGAAAAGATTGTGTTTTCCGGCGCCGGTATGCGGGAAGGCTATATCTATCAGCTGTTGCCGGACGATTTGCGTGAGCAGGACCCGCTTTTGAGCGCGGCGGAAGAAATGGCGGTCCTGCGCGCCCGCTCGCCCCGCCATGCCCATGAACTGGTTGAGTGGACGCAACAGGCTTTTGCGGTTTTGGGTGTGAGCGAGAAAGGCGAGGAAAAACGCTATCGTGAGGCAAGCTGCCTGCTTGCTGATATCGGCTGGCGCATTGACCTGGATTATCGCGGCATACAGGCCGCTAACCAGATTGCCTATGGTGTTTATCCCGGTATCAACCATGAGGGACGGGTTTTTGCCGCATTGGCAGTATTCTTCCGCAATGAGGGGCTGGTGCCCGATCATGAAGCGCCGGATTTTATCCGCTGCGCCACGCCTGAGATTGTCGTCCGCGCCCGCCTGCTTGGGGCGGTTATGCGGATCAGCAATCTGTTTTGCGCCTCTGATGCGGGTGTTCTGCCGGAAATGCAATGGCGGAAGACGGCTGGCGGCGTGGAACTGCGAATTCCCGCCCGTTATGCTGATTTGATTGCCGACCGCCCGGAAGGCCGCCTGCGGCAACTGGCGAAGCTCACCGGCATACCCATGCAATATCGTGTGATGAAGTGA
- a CDS encoding Pyruvate dehydrogenase E1 component subunit alpha (bhsal08080), translating into MAAKATRTSAKHEKAALSNVMKAPPPANFSKEEELDAYKEMLLIRRFEEKAGQLYGMGLIGGFCHLYIGQEAVVVGLLKATRDGDQIITSYRDHGHMLAAGMSPRGVMAELTGRGGGLSKGKGGSMHMFSKEKNFYGGHGIVGAQVPIGTGLAFANRYRGNDNVTLTFFGDGAANQGQVYESFNMASLWKLPVIFVIENNQYGMGTSVARASAETDFSRRGLSFEIPGIMVDGMDVRAVKAAADEAIAWARAGKGPIILDMQTYRYRGHSMSDPAKYRSKEEVQKVRAEHDALDQVKRRLMDKGWASEDDLKELDKQVRAVVADAADFAQSDPEPDVSELYTDILV; encoded by the coding sequence ATGGCAGCAAAAGCTACCAGGACATCTGCCAAACATGAAAAGGCAGCCCTGTCTAATGTGATGAAGGCGCCACCGCCTGCAAATTTTTCCAAAGAAGAAGAACTGGATGCTTATAAGGAGATGCTCCTGATTCGCCGGTTTGAGGAAAAAGCCGGCCAGCTTTACGGTATGGGGTTGATCGGCGGTTTCTGCCACCTCTATATCGGGCAGGAAGCGGTTGTTGTCGGCCTGTTGAAGGCGACCAGGGACGGCGACCAGATTATCACCTCTTACCGTGACCATGGCCATATGCTGGCGGCAGGCATGAGCCCGCGCGGTGTTATGGCGGAACTGACCGGGCGCGGCGGCGGCCTTTCCAAGGGGAAAGGCGGTTCCATGCATATGTTTTCCAAGGAAAAGAATTTTTATGGCGGCCACGGCATTGTCGGCGCGCAGGTGCCGATCGGTACGGGACTGGCGTTTGCCAACCGCTACCGCGGCAATGACAATGTAACGCTGACCTTTTTCGGCGATGGCGCGGCCAATCAGGGGCAGGTCTACGAAAGTTTCAATATGGCTTCGCTGTGGAAACTGCCGGTTATCTTTGTGATTGAAAATAACCAGTACGGTATGGGCACGTCTGTTGCGCGTGCGTCTGCTGAAACAGATTTTTCCCGCCGCGGGCTTTCTTTCGAGATTCCCGGCATCATGGTGGATGGCATGGATGTGCGCGCTGTCAAGGCGGCCGCTGATGAAGCCATTGCCTGGGCGCGCGCCGGCAAGGGGCCGATTATTCTGGATATGCAGACCTATCGCTATCGCGGCCACTCCATGTCTGACCCGGCAAAATACCGCAGCAAGGAAGAAGTGCAGAAAGTGCGCGCCGAACATGATGCGCTTGATCAGGTGAAAAGACGCCTGATGGACAAGGGCTGGGCAAGTGAAGACGATCTGAAAGAACTGGACAAGCAAGTGCGGGCGGTTGTCGCTGACGCGGCCGATTTTGCACAAAGCGATCCTGAACCGGATGTTTCTGAACTTTACACAGATATTCTGGTCTAA
- a CDS encoding Phosphofructokinase (bhsal08000) has product MGKVLTVTFNPTVDAACETDVVRPTHKVRTREESFHPGGGGINVARIVERLGGSVTALYARGGVMGAVLDQLLEKRGIKSKIVAVEGNTRINNVIHEVSTGMEYRFIAEGPILTEKEWRKCLAETEKLDWDWLVVSGSLPRGVPLTVYDDYTEMAKKRGASIVLDTSGKGLQHIIEHGGATLVKPSQGEFEACMQRSFHSVPEMAATAQQLIHKGAAEIIAITLGHQGAVLITANKTLYLPSPAVKVFSASGAGDSFIGGMVHALSKGIDVEDSFRLGIACGSAAVMEKGTGLCQVENIRRLYQDLEPKKAVLDILPE; this is encoded by the coding sequence ATGGGAAAAGTACTGACTGTGACATTCAACCCGACTGTGGATGCAGCCTGCGAAACGGATGTTGTTCGCCCGACCCATAAAGTCCGCACACGGGAAGAAAGCTTTCATCCGGGCGGCGGCGGCATCAATGTCGCCCGCATTGTTGAACGTCTGGGCGGTTCTGTCACCGCGCTTTACGCCCGCGGCGGCGTCATGGGCGCGGTTCTTGACCAGTTGCTGGAGAAACGCGGTATAAAAAGCAAGATTGTCGCAGTTGAAGGCAATACCCGTATCAACAATGTCATTCATGAAGTCTCGACAGGCATGGAATACCGTTTCATCGCCGAGGGGCCGATTCTGACAGAAAAAGAATGGCGCAAATGTCTTGCCGAGACGGAAAAGCTTGACTGGGACTGGCTGGTCGTCAGCGGCAGCCTGCCGCGTGGCGTACCGCTGACTGTTTATGATGATTATACCGAAATGGCTAAAAAACGCGGCGCGTCCATTGTGCTGGATACATCCGGCAAGGGCCTGCAGCATATTATCGAGCATGGCGGCGCAACCCTTGTCAAGCCCAGCCAGGGCGAGTTTGAAGCCTGTATGCAGCGCAGTTTTCATTCTGTGCCGGAAATGGCGGCGACAGCGCAACAGCTTATCCATAAGGGCGCGGCTGAAATTATCGCCATCACCCTTGGCCATCAGGGCGCGGTTTTGATCACAGCCAATAAAACGCTGTACCTGCCTTCACCGGCTGTCAAGGTATTCAGCGCCTCCGGCGCCGGCGACAGCTTTATCGGCGGCATGGTGCACGCACTTTCAAAAGGTATTGATGTGGAAGACTCTTTCCGCCTCGGCATTGCCTGCGGTTCTGCCGCGGTGATGGAAAAAGGCACAGGCCTGTGCCAGGTGGAAAATATCAGGCGTCTTTATCAGGACCTTGAACCTAAAAAGGCTGTTCTGGACATTTTGCCCGAATAA